Proteins encoded within one genomic window of Eurosta solidaginis isolate ZX-2024a chromosome 1, ASM4086904v1, whole genome shotgun sequence:
- the LOC137236662 gene encoding uncharacterized protein, giving the protein MAPKTASSTKRSRSTAEQIRMMVDLLEEVPGLASGRLQRMHSKLEQHKQWNKLAGKLNAVGGASKSAEQWLTVGRDLKNRTSNRVKDINNQRAQTGNRPISVAPLTDTEKRIVELIGDRYVEGAGICRDSVPMDE; this is encoded by the exons ATGGCACCAAAAACTGCATCATCCACAAAACGAAGCCGATCAACAGCAGAGCAGATAAGAATGATGGTGGACCTGCTTGAAGAGGTCCCTGGGTTAGCGTCCGGCAGATTGCAACGGATGCACAGCAAGTTGGAGCAGCACAAGCAGTGGAACAAGCTAGCGGGCAAGCTCAACGCCGTTGGAGGAGCTTCAAAAAGTGCAGAGCAATGGCTTACG GTCGGGCGCGATCTAAAAAATCGCACGAGCAATCGAGTGAAGGACATAAATAACCAGCGGGCCCAAACGGGAAATAGACCGATCTCGGTGGCGCCTTTGACCGATACAGAGAAGCGCATCGTTGAGCTAATTGGGGACCGATATGTTGAAGGCGCAGGCATATGTAGGGACAGTGTGCCTATGGATGAG taa